A single genomic interval of Legionella israelensis harbors:
- the fur gene encoding ferric iron uptake transcriptional regulator, with the protein MQESQQLKEAGLKITLPRLKILQILEQTRERHLSAEDIYKALLEMGEDVGLATVYRVLTQFEAAGLVARHNFEGGHSVFELSQGEHHDHLVCVKCGRVEEFVDDIIEERQRMIAEHAQFKMTDHALNIYGICPGCLK; encoded by the coding sequence GTGCAAGAAAGCCAGCAATTAAAAGAGGCAGGGTTAAAAATCACTTTACCTCGATTAAAAATTTTGCAAATACTTGAGCAAACCCGCGAGCGCCATTTAAGTGCAGAAGATATTTATAAGGCTTTGCTGGAAATGGGGGAGGATGTAGGTTTGGCTACAGTATACCGTGTATTGACCCAGTTTGAGGCGGCAGGTTTAGTGGCACGTCATAATTTTGAAGGCGGACATTCTGTTTTTGAGTTGAGTCAGGGGGAACATCATGATCATCTGGTCTGTGTTAAATGTGGTCGAGTAGAAGAATTTGTTGATGACATCATTGAAGAACGTCAGCGCATGATTGCCGAACATGCGCAATTTAAAATGACAGATCACGCTTTAAATATCTATGGCATATGTCCTGGTTGTTTGAAATAA
- a CDS encoding outer membrane protein assembly factor BamE yields MRIRFLFIVFFLILGLSHCASYDFSRRTVQQGNLLPQSKIDRLKIGMSKNSVAILMGTSLLSPVFNNNRWDYAYSIRKGSSKTLVRNLRLYFKNDTLVKIEHYP; encoded by the coding sequence ATGCGAATTCGATTTCTTTTTATTGTATTTTTTCTGATACTGGGCTTATCTCATTGCGCATCCTATGATTTTTCAAGGCGAACCGTTCAACAGGGTAACCTGCTGCCACAATCGAAGATTGACCGCTTAAAGATTGGCATGAGCAAAAACAGTGTTGCCATTTTAATGGGAACCAGCCTTTTAAGCCCTGTCTTTAATAACAATCGTTGGGATTATGCCTACTCTATACGTAAAGGCAGCAGTAAAACCCTGGTACGTAATCTTCGGCTTTATTTTAAAAACGATACATTAGTAAAAATAGAGCATTATCCTTGA
- a CDS encoding PQQ-binding-like beta-propeller repeat protein, whose protein sequence is MNWSQYQGNISNTGFIPRRTEPAINPSWTLQTSPIGYASPSIGLEGDIYLGSLDGQLFAISPDGFIRWKKELMPGLGHTKITASAAVDHEGNVYVIDTFARQEADHRIGETDYRQKIDSKLHCYDKDGNKKWQFSFPDSIDPYSKGSYTFSSPKILENEAGESIIFTTMMTTEGANTVHYIIAIDQSGNLLEQQQHSSYPPEAITGGTDWGDLWDSIWDFISSPVDFDTSGIPGSSSAREQYMKLVGSRPPPSLAIVNSLHNLQNPVIIFEDGVRTLAAYAWRNRDLLPIWKRADRKFRYRSSPAVFPNETIVIGQEDGKVLVFNAADGSNLYHPWVKAGKAVVSPIASFGRQLYVCAMNTFSVIDSGNELYKEIHYPSYEKVLAAPSLSASYCYLLTSHGLYTHTFEGEKHSRAQDFPGGVSTPAIAKNGGIYAVDLTGKLWAFNSGGSTRSNSRRKTERIRARRSVNNR, encoded by the coding sequence ATGAATTGGAGTCAATATCAGGGAAACATTTCCAACACCGGTTTTATCCCCCGTCGAACCGAACCAGCGATCAATCCTTCATGGACCTTACAAACAAGCCCCATCGGTTATGCTTCCCCAAGCATCGGCCTTGAGGGTGATATCTATCTCGGCTCCCTTGATGGACAGCTTTTTGCGATAAGTCCTGATGGCTTCATTCGTTGGAAAAAAGAGTTAATGCCCGGATTAGGACACACTAAAATCACCGCATCTGCGGCCGTGGACCATGAAGGAAATGTTTACGTCATTGACACTTTCGCACGCCAGGAGGCCGACCACCGTATCGGAGAAACCGATTACCGACAAAAAATTGACAGTAAATTGCATTGTTATGATAAGGACGGCAATAAAAAATGGCAGTTTTCTTTTCCCGATAGCATCGATCCGTATTCAAAAGGCTCGTATACTTTCAGTTCGCCGAAAATACTGGAAAATGAAGCCGGAGAATCCATTATATTTACAACAATGATGACGACGGAAGGCGCAAATACTGTTCATTATATTATTGCCATCGATCAAAGCGGTAATTTGCTGGAACAACAGCAACATTCCAGCTATCCACCTGAAGCGATCACCGGTGGCACGGATTGGGGCGACCTCTGGGATTCCATTTGGGATTTTATAAGTTCACCCGTTGATTTTGATACCTCCGGAATTCCGGGAAGTTCAAGTGCACGGGAACAATACATGAAACTGGTCGGAAGCAGGCCCCCTCCCTCGCTGGCAATTGTAAACTCGCTGCACAATCTGCAGAATCCTGTCATTATTTTTGAAGACGGTGTAAGAACCCTGGCTGCTTATGCATGGCGGAACAGGGATTTACTGCCGATTTGGAAGAGGGCAGACAGAAAATTTCGCTACCGCTCATCTCCGGCAGTTTTTCCCAATGAAACGATTGTTATCGGACAGGAAGATGGCAAAGTCTTGGTTTTTAATGCAGCCGACGGCTCAAATTTATATCATCCCTGGGTAAAAGCGGGAAAAGCAGTGGTTTCTCCTATTGCCAGCTTCGGACGCCAGTTATATGTTTGCGCAATGAATACTTTTTCTGTCATTGACTCCGGTAATGAACTTTACAAAGAAATACATTACCCGAGTTACGAAAAAGTCTTGGCCGCTCCTTCTTTATCAGCTTCCTATTGTTATTTGCTTACAAGCCACGGCTTGTATACACATACTTTCGAAGGAGAAAAACATTCCCGGGCACAAGATTTCCCCGGTGGGGTCTCAACACCAGCCATTGCGAAAAATGGGGGTATTTATGCGGTGGATTTAACGGGTAAGTTATGGGCATTTAACTCAGGAGGAAGCACCAGGAGTAATAGCAGAAGAAAAACGGAGCGAATTCGCGCAAGACGCTCTGTAAATAATCGATAG
- a CDS encoding IS701 family transposase has translation MDMLDIYSDYLICQNKYATATGLSEMLDGEFAHDKVTRFLRLQDFGSKALWNYVKKSVRESEASDGVLLLDDSIEEKPYTDENEINCWHYSHAKGDVVKGINILTCMVRYGDFSVPVGYEVIKKDVAFCDIETRQARRKSSTTKNELFRKLIAQAVSNHVLFDFVLADNWFGSKANMAYIHNDLQKSFIIGIKSNRTLALSKNDANNGRYTKVRELELEEDIAHTVYLKGLDFPVRLLKKIFKNENGSTGVLYLVSNDMTSSAERLYEVYQKRWRIEEYHKSIKQNASLNKSPTRTVKTQSNHIFAAIIAYCKLEMMKIKTKLNHFAIKYKLILRANQIAMQELKNMAR, from the coding sequence ATGGATATGCTTGATATTTATAGTGACTATTTGATTTGCCAGAATAAATATGCAACAGCTACAGGTTTATCGGAGATGTTGGATGGTGAATTTGCTCACGACAAGGTGACACGATTTTTACGACTACAAGATTTTGGTTCCAAAGCGCTCTGGAATTATGTCAAGAAGTCAGTCAGGGAGAGTGAAGCATCAGACGGTGTTCTTTTATTGGATGACTCGATTGAGGAGAAGCCTTACACGGATGAGAATGAAATTAATTGTTGGCATTATTCCCATGCTAAAGGTGATGTGGTCAAAGGGATTAATATCCTGACCTGCATGGTTCGGTATGGTGACTTCAGTGTTCCTGTTGGTTATGAAGTTATCAAAAAAGACGTTGCTTTTTGTGACATTGAAACAAGGCAAGCTCGCAGAAAGTCATCCACGACTAAAAATGAACTTTTTCGCAAGCTTATCGCACAAGCGGTTAGTAATCATGTGTTGTTTGACTTTGTACTTGCGGACAATTGGTTTGGCTCGAAGGCCAATATGGCTTACATCCATAATGACCTTCAAAAATCGTTTATTATTGGGATTAAATCTAATCGAACCTTAGCTTTATCCAAAAACGACGCCAACAACGGACGGTACACAAAAGTCAGAGAATTAGAGCTTGAAGAGGACATAGCCCACACAGTCTATCTCAAGGGATTAGACTTCCCAGTGAGGCTTTTGAAGAAAATTTTCAAAAACGAAAATGGTTCTACAGGGGTTCTCTATCTCGTTTCTAATGACATGACCAGCAGTGCCGAACGTCTTTATGAAGTGTACCAGAAACGGTGGCGGATTGAAGAGTATCACAAGTCAATTAAACAAAATGCAAGCCTGAACAAGTCTCCAACCCGTACGGTTAAAACACAATCCAACCATATCTTTGCCGCAATCATTGCATACTGCAAACTGGAAATGATGAAAATAAAGACAAAATTGAATCACTTTGCCATCAAGTACAAATTAATACTCAGGGCTAACCAAATTGCTATGCAGGAGTTAAAAAATATGGCTCGTTAA
- a CDS encoding RnfH family protein, translating to MVNVEVVYAAADQKITQIKLCLPDNSTVADALDHSNIYIKQPETKDLALGVFGKQVSLEYVLSSGDRIEIYRPLALDPMERRRKRAGKFA from the coding sequence ATGGTCAACGTTGAAGTGGTGTATGCGGCCGCTGATCAGAAAATAACCCAGATTAAACTATGCTTGCCTGATAACAGCACTGTAGCTGATGCGCTTGATCATTCGAACATTTATATCAAACAACCGGAAACAAAGGATTTGGCCTTAGGTGTTTTTGGTAAACAAGTTTCTTTGGAATATGTTTTAAGCTCAGGTGATCGAATTGAAATTTATCGTCCTTTGGCTCTTGATCCCATGGAAAGGCGGCGTAAGAGAGCAGGGAAGTTTGCATAG
- a CDS encoding type II toxin-antitoxin system RatA family toxin, with amino-acid sequence MTVVKKSRTVPYSCNEMFALVNEVEHYPEFLPYCSKSDVHHRDEDEVQATLVISAAGISKSFTTRNRLQHGKMIEIRLIDGPFKHLEGFWRFDEHSEGCTISFDLEFEFAGRMFSMLLGPVFEQVTNKMVDAFCERAEVLYGQR; translated from the coding sequence ATGACTGTTGTTAAGAAATCACGAACCGTCCCTTATTCCTGCAATGAGATGTTTGCTCTGGTGAATGAAGTGGAGCATTATCCAGAGTTTCTACCCTACTGTTCAAAAAGTGATGTGCACCATCGAGATGAGGATGAAGTGCAGGCTACGCTTGTCATTTCTGCTGCGGGAATAAGCAAATCTTTTACGACACGAAATCGTTTGCAGCATGGTAAAATGATAGAGATCCGTTTGATTGATGGTCCTTTCAAGCACCTTGAAGGTTTTTGGCGTTTTGATGAGCATTCTGAAGGATGTACCATCTCTTTTGACTTGGAATTCGAGTTTGCCGGGCGTATGTTTTCCATGTTGCTAGGTCCGGTATTTGAGCAGGTTACCAATAAAATGGTGGATGCTTTTTGTGAACGAGCCGAGGTCTTATATGGTCAACGTTGA
- a CDS encoding alpha/beta hydrolase, whose protein sequence is MSLYIKDTATSTEACVIWLHGLGADASDMAGLAEQLPLSDLALRHVFVDAPVRPVTLNGGMPMQAWYDIIGMKLTDREDKEGIKDSETHISSIVQGQIEQGFSSRQIFLAGFSQGGAMALYTSLQMAEPLAGVIALSAYLPLLSDIDVQQPSQLPLFMASGKFDPLVLPVWTRASADWLESKDFTNISWHQYDMEHSVCMEEIKDIAVWLRQQVKKEAQ, encoded by the coding sequence TTGAGTTTATATATAAAAGACACGGCAACATCCACTGAGGCCTGTGTGATCTGGTTGCATGGTTTAGGGGCGGATGCTTCTGATATGGCGGGGCTTGCCGAGCAACTACCTTTGTCGGATCTTGCACTGCGTCATGTGTTTGTGGATGCCCCTGTTCGGCCCGTGACTTTGAATGGTGGTATGCCTATGCAGGCTTGGTATGACATTATTGGCATGAAACTTACTGATAGAGAAGATAAAGAGGGCATCAAGGATTCTGAAACACATATTTCTTCCATTGTTCAGGGCCAGATAGAACAAGGTTTTTCCTCCCGCCAAATTTTTCTTGCCGGTTTTTCCCAAGGTGGAGCGATGGCTTTATATACTTCACTGCAAATGGCTGAGCCTTTGGCTGGGGTTATTGCCTTGTCGGCTTATCTTCCCTTGCTATCGGACATTGATGTTCAACAACCGTCCCAACTGCCTTTGTTTATGGCCTCTGGTAAATTTGATCCGCTTGTTCTGCCTGTTTGGACACGCGCCAGCGCGGATTGGCTGGAATCAAAAGATTTTACCAATATCTCCTGGCATCAATATGATATGGAGCACTCCGTATGTATGGAAGAAATTAAAGATATCGCTGTCTGGTTAAGACAACAGGTAAAAAAGGAGGCTCAATGA
- the cfa gene encoding cyclopropane fatty acyl phospholipid synthase, translating into MTRTSEKKFIESMLEHAGITINGNQPWDIQVHDENVYRRVLRQGELGLGEAYMENGWDCERLDVLITRLLEAKLDEKIKIPWHFFISYSMARLINFQGKTQSKQAIHHHYDLGNSLFKAMLDEKMMYSCAYFRNVSTLDEAQTAKLELVCQKLQLKPGMKVLDIGCGWGGLAKYMAEKFAVHVTGITLSEQQYQFAKENCKNLDVEIRLQDYRDLNECFDRIVSIGMFEHVGPLNYRKFMEIVHRSLIEKGLFLLHTIGSNRSHFLSSQWIRKYIFPKGHLPSIQQIASASEPFFTMEDWHNFGADYDKTLMAWYDNFSHHWEALKKDYDERFYRMWTYFLLGSAACFRARSQQLWQIVFSKGGKPGGYLSIR; encoded by the coding sequence ATGACAAGGACATCAGAAAAAAAATTCATTGAATCCATGCTGGAACATGCCGGGATCACCATAAATGGAAATCAACCATGGGATATCCAAGTACACGATGAAAATGTTTATCGTCGTGTACTCAGGCAGGGAGAGCTTGGTTTAGGTGAAGCTTATATGGAAAATGGTTGGGATTGCGAGCGCCTTGATGTATTGATTACGCGTTTGCTTGAGGCAAAACTTGATGAAAAAATAAAAATACCCTGGCATTTTTTTATATCCTACTCGATGGCCAGGCTCATCAATTTTCAAGGGAAAACCCAATCAAAACAGGCTATCCACCACCACTATGATCTTGGCAATTCTCTTTTTAAGGCCATGTTAGATGAAAAGATGATGTACAGTTGTGCCTATTTCAGGAATGTGTCAACGTTAGATGAAGCTCAAACTGCAAAACTGGAGCTGGTTTGCCAGAAATTACAATTAAAACCCGGCATGAAAGTTCTGGATATAGGTTGCGGATGGGGCGGATTAGCCAAGTATATGGCAGAAAAATTTGCTGTTCATGTCACCGGTATAACTCTTTCGGAACAACAATATCAATTTGCCAAAGAAAATTGCAAGAACCTGGACGTGGAAATACGTTTACAGGATTATCGAGACCTCAATGAATGCTTTGATCGAATTGTATCCATCGGGATGTTTGAACATGTGGGGCCGTTGAACTATCGGAAATTTATGGAGATCGTTCACCGTTCTCTCATCGAAAAAGGATTGTTTTTACTGCATACCATCGGCTCCAACCGAAGTCATTTTTTAAGCTCCCAGTGGATCCGTAAATATATTTTTCCCAAAGGACATCTTCCTTCTATTCAACAAATTGCCTCAGCTTCTGAACCCTTTTTTACTATGGAAGACTGGCATAATTTTGGTGCTGATTATGATAAAACACTCATGGCATGGTATGACAATTTTTCTCATCACTGGGAAGCATTAAAAAAGGATTATGATGAACGCTTTTACCGGATGTGGACATATTTTCTTTTAGGTTCGGCAGCTTGCTTTCGTGCGCGCAGCCAGCAATTATGGCAAATTGTCTTCAGTAAAGGCGGAAAACCTGGAGGTTATCTTTCTATCCGATGA
- a CDS encoding acyl-CoA thioesterase: MTHNLKTHERTFNIAWGDMDALGHVNNGRYFDYFQQARIEWLEQLKLDMKQQQGPVLIHIACTYLKPIIYPATLTLKSKAHSPGRSSLLIDHDLYQDQNLMAQGSSKIVWIDYNSNKAIPLPESIRKLFNE, translated from the coding sequence ATGACCCATAACTTAAAGACACATGAAAGAACCTTTAATATTGCTTGGGGTGATATGGACGCCTTGGGGCATGTCAATAATGGAAGGTATTTTGATTATTTCCAGCAAGCAAGAATTGAATGGCTGGAGCAGCTTAAGTTGGATATGAAACAACAGCAAGGACCAGTGCTGATTCATATTGCCTGTACTTATCTTAAACCCATCATTTATCCAGCCACCTTAACCCTGAAAAGCAAGGCACACAGTCCAGGTCGTTCGAGTTTACTGATAGATCATGATTTATATCAGGATCAAAATCTCATGGCGCAGGGAAGCAGCAAAATTGTTTGGATCGACTACAACAGCAACAAGGCGATTCCTTTACCCGAATCCATTCGCAAATTGTTTAATGAATAA
- the thyA gene encoding thymidylate synthase — MKTYLQLLQHILRQGVEKSDRTGTGTLSVFAYQMRFNLQDGFPLVTTKKLHVRSIIHELLWFLRGDTNIRYLNENAVTIWNEWADEKGELGPVYGRQWRSWPASDGRHIDQLTEILGEIKRNPDSRRLLVSAWNVGELDKMALMPCHALFQFYVAEGRLSCQLYQRSADVFLGVPFNIASYSLLTHMVAQQCDLDVGEFIWTGGDCHLYLNHIEQARTQLQREPFPLPQLMINRKPSSLFDYRFEDFAFRNYQCHPAIKAPIAV; from the coding sequence ATGAAAACATATTTACAATTGCTGCAACATATTTTAAGACAAGGCGTTGAAAAATCTGACCGTACGGGTACTGGCACTTTGTCCGTCTTTGCTTATCAGATGCGCTTTAATTTACAGGATGGTTTTCCATTGGTGACCACGAAAAAATTACATGTGCGCAGTATTATTCATGAGTTATTATGGTTTTTGCGCGGCGATACCAATATTCGTTATTTGAATGAAAATGCTGTAACCATTTGGAATGAATGGGCTGATGAAAAAGGTGAGCTTGGTCCGGTATATGGCCGTCAGTGGCGCAGTTGGCCTGCCTCTGATGGTCGCCATATTGACCAATTAACTGAGATACTTGGGGAAATCAAGCGTAATCCGGATTCCCGTCGTTTATTGGTGAGCGCCTGGAATGTGGGCGAACTCGACAAAATGGCTTTAATGCCATGCCATGCCCTGTTTCAGTTTTATGTGGCGGAAGGTCGCTTATCTTGTCAATTGTACCAGCGTTCAGCGGATGTTTTTCTTGGTGTCCCTTTTAACATAGCGTCGTATTCCCTCTTGACGCATATGGTAGCTCAGCAATGTGATCTTGACGTGGGTGAATTCATCTGGACAGGCGGCGACTGTCATTTGTATTTAAACCATATCGAGCAGGCTCGTACTCAGTTGCAGCGCGAACCTTTCCCTCTGCCTCAATTAATGATTAACAGAAAACCCTCATCTTTATTTGATTATCGTTTTGAGGATTTTGCATTTAGGAATTATCAGTGTCATCCTGCGATTAAAGCACCCATCGCGGTATAA
- the lgt gene encoding prolipoprotein diacylglyceryl transferase, protein MLVFPHIDPVAFSFGPVKVHWYGLMYLLAFIGAWGLAHLRVRLYKLQWTSEQIADLIFYGALGAVIGGRLGYMLFYNFKELLTQPWVLFKIWEGGMSFHGGLLGVFLALILFARQKKKNFWQVADFIAPLVPLGLGLGRIGNFINGELWGRVTNVPWAMVFPHVDGQPRHPSQIYEFTLEGVVLFMVVWWYASKPRPEGRVSAVFLIGYSLCRFLAEFFREPDAHIGYIAFGWLTMGQLLSIPMLIAGLLIWWIKR, encoded by the coding sequence ATGTTAGTTTTTCCTCATATTGATCCAGTTGCCTTCTCTTTCGGGCCTGTAAAAGTGCATTGGTATGGGCTGATGTATCTCTTGGCGTTCATTGGTGCTTGGGGCTTGGCACATTTACGCGTCAGACTTTATAAGCTTCAATGGACTTCCGAGCAAATTGCTGATCTGATTTTTTATGGTGCCCTGGGTGCTGTGATCGGTGGACGCTTGGGATACATGCTCTTTTATAATTTTAAAGAATTGCTGACACAGCCCTGGGTTCTTTTCAAAATATGGGAAGGCGGAATGTCCTTTCACGGTGGGCTTTTGGGGGTTTTTCTGGCTTTAATTCTTTTTGCCCGCCAGAAAAAAAAGAATTTCTGGCAAGTGGCTGATTTCATTGCACCTTTAGTACCTTTGGGATTGGGACTAGGCCGGATAGGTAATTTTATCAATGGCGAATTGTGGGGTCGGGTAACGAATGTTCCCTGGGCAATGGTCTTTCCTCACGTGGATGGGCAGCCAAGACACCCTTCACAAATCTATGAATTTACCTTGGAAGGTGTCGTATTATTTATGGTGGTATGGTGGTATGCCTCCAAGCCTAGGCCGGAAGGTCGCGTTTCGGCTGTGTTTCTGATTGGCTATTCCTTGTGCCGCTTTTTGGCCGAATTTTTCCGCGAGCCTGATGCTCACATAGGTTATATTGCTTTTGGCTGGTTGACGATGGGACAGTTGTTATCCATACCTATGCTTATTGCTGGACTTCTCATATGGTGGATTAAACGATGA
- a CDS encoding sulfite exporter TauE/SafE family protein, producing the protein MIITELLENGAVFALTGAFAGLMAGILGIGGGMVVVPALAFIFRHNQTVPPSLIMHVAAGTSLAVMIITSQASVRAHYRLGEILWSVYRRLWPGIVIGAVLGAILADLLPSHWLKIIFGVFLLIVAYKMFLDRHITRPHQYPRAWIHHFISGLIGVKSGLLGVGGGALIIPYLTYCGVDIRKIAAISSLCTMTVAVVGTLAFMVTGSNEPGLPAYSIGYVYWPAAFWVAIPSALFAPVGARLTYVLPVAQLKNGFIVFLLLAALDMLI; encoded by the coding sequence ATGATCATTACTGAATTGTTGGAAAATGGCGCAGTGTTTGCTTTGACCGGAGCTTTTGCTGGTCTGATGGCTGGTATTCTGGGTATTGGCGGTGGGATGGTAGTGGTGCCTGCTTTGGCATTTATTTTTCGTCATAACCAAACTGTTCCGCCTTCTCTTATCATGCATGTTGCCGCGGGAACCTCTCTGGCTGTTATGATCATCACATCTCAGGCTTCTGTTCGTGCTCATTATCGTCTGGGTGAAATTTTATGGTCGGTCTATCGGCGTCTTTGGCCTGGTATAGTCATTGGTGCTGTGTTGGGAGCTATTCTTGCGGATTTACTGCCTTCCCATTGGTTAAAAATCATTTTTGGCGTTTTCTTGCTTATTGTGGCCTATAAGATGTTTCTTGACAGGCATATCACTCGGCCGCATCAATATCCAAGAGCCTGGATACATCACTTCATCAGCGGTTTAATCGGTGTAAAATCAGGTCTCTTAGGAGTGGGTGGTGGGGCTTTGATCATTCCTTACCTTACTTATTGTGGGGTTGATATTCGTAAAATTGCTGCTATTTCAAGCTTATGCACTATGACAGTTGCCGTTGTAGGAACCCTGGCCTTTATGGTTACCGGTAGCAATGAGCCGGGGCTGCCAGCCTACTCTATAGGTTATGTTTACTGGCCGGCTGCTTTTTGGGTGGCGATACCCAGTGCTTTATTTGCGCCTGTGGGTGCCCGCTTAACCTACGTATTGCCTGTGGCACAGTTAAAAAATGGATTTATTGTATTTTTGCTTTTAGCTGCCCTGGATATGTTGATTTAA